One genomic window of Deltaproteobacteria bacterium HGW-Deltaproteobacteria-6 includes the following:
- the sppA gene encoding signal peptide peptidase SppA, whose amino-acid sequence MKELFIITALCSLLMLGACSAPRLNIFDATPNPLQEFTLEGKGKDKILVIPVNGMISDTPKPGLFSTTLSLVEQVVVQLNKAQNDPSVKAVLLKIDSSGGAITASDLLYHEISAYKAKTGNKVTVIMMDIVASGAYYISLPADLIMAHPTTLTGSVGVIFLRPKAYGLMDKIGLSVEINKFGKNKDMGSPFRESNDEEKMLTQRTVDTFGNRFINLVQKHRRLDESSLKEVSTARVFVADEALKLKLIDKIGYIRDAIKETKTIAGLADETRVVVYRRNDAPEDNYYRVAAPEARNISLINVALPEIFNARAGFYYLWPGAINFE is encoded by the coding sequence ATGAAAGAATTATTTATCATAACGGCATTATGCTCTTTACTGATGCTTGGCGCCTGTTCCGCGCCCCGGCTCAATATTTTTGACGCAACGCCCAACCCGCTTCAGGAATTTACTCTGGAAGGAAAAGGCAAGGATAAAATTCTGGTCATTCCCGTTAACGGCATGATATCGGATACGCCAAAACCGGGCTTATTCAGCACAACGCTCAGCCTGGTGGAACAGGTGGTTGTTCAACTCAACAAAGCTCAAAATGATCCTTCCGTCAAAGCCGTTTTATTGAAAATCGATTCCTCAGGCGGCGCCATTACGGCCAGTGACCTTTTGTACCATGAAATCTCAGCCTATAAGGCAAAGACCGGCAATAAAGTCACCGTGATCATGATGGATATCGTCGCATCCGGCGCATATTATATTTCGCTGCCCGCGGATTTAATCATGGCGCACCCCACCACCCTGACCGGTTCCGTAGGTGTAATTTTTTTGCGTCCCAAAGCATACGGGCTGATGGATAAAATCGGCTTGAGCGTTGAAATCAACAAATTCGGCAAAAACAAAGACATGGGTTCGCCGTTCCGCGAATCAAACGACGAAGAAAAAATGCTGACGCAGAGGACCGTCGATACCTTCGGCAACCGGTTCATCAATCTGGTGCAAAAACACCGCAGGCTTGATGAGTCTTCGCTGAAAGAAGTTTCCACGGCTCGCGTCTTTGTCGCCGACGAAGCATTGAAACTGAAACTGATCGACAAAATCGGTTACATCCGCGACGCCATCAAAGAAACAAAAACCATCGCGGGGCTTGCCGACGAAACGCGTGTCGTGGTATACCGGCGCAACGATGCACCCGAAGACAATTATTACCGGGTGGCAGCCCCGGAGGCCAGAAATATTTCACTGATCAATGTTGCTCTGCCGGAAATCTTTAACGCCAGAGCGGGCTTTTATTACCTCTGGCCGGGCGCAATAAATTTTGAATAA
- a CDS encoding aldehyde dehydrogenase family protein — MNSSEFNELFQAQKEFFQSGKTRDIQFRIETLKKLKDIIQEHEKEILAAVYADLHKEETDAYATEISGVYNEIRVAISNVRDWAAREKAATPLFMMPSKSYIYKEPYGVTLIIAPWNYPFQLLMMPLVGAIAAGNTAILKPSEISAHTAAILEKIINAAFPGEYIHVVCGAAPETQALLSLPVNYIFFTGSTSVGKAVMTAAAKNLTPLTLELGGKSPAIIHESANLKTAARRISWGKFLNAGQTCIAPDYVLVHESIKDAFIDELIKVISKFYGEDASTHPRYCRIINDRHFQRLTALIDNTKIIYGGRTNAADRYIEPTLLYPADWNDPVMLDEIFGPVLPVIPYTDLDETIRRINARPAPLALYMFVNDKVIRRKIIGETHFGGGAVNNTIMHIVSHFLPFGGVGQSGMGQYHGKYSFDTFSHTKSILRSYDHTDIVDIAAPHKGKLMKFILKLIKY; from the coding sequence ATGAATAGTTCCGAGTTTAATGAATTATTTCAAGCGCAAAAAGAATTTTTTCAATCGGGCAAAACACGTGATATTCAGTTTCGCATCGAAACCCTGAAAAAGCTCAAAGACATTATTCAGGAACACGAGAAGGAAATTCTTGCCGCCGTTTATGCCGATCTGCATAAAGAAGAAACGGATGCTTACGCCACGGAAATATCCGGCGTCTATAACGAGATCAGGGTCGCCATCAGCAATGTCCGCGACTGGGCGGCACGCGAAAAAGCGGCAACACCCCTGTTCATGATGCCTTCCAAGAGCTACATTTATAAGGAACCCTACGGCGTGACGCTGATCATTGCGCCATGGAATTATCCTTTTCAGCTTCTGATGATGCCGCTTGTCGGCGCGATTGCCGCCGGCAACACGGCCATTTTGAAACCTTCGGAGATTTCAGCCCATACGGCCGCGATTCTGGAAAAAATCATTAACGCCGCATTCCCCGGAGAATATATTCATGTCGTTTGCGGAGCCGCACCGGAAACGCAGGCACTGCTTTCGCTGCCGGTCAATTATATCTTCTTTACCGGCAGCACCTCCGTGGGAAAAGCAGTGATGACGGCGGCAGCGAAAAACCTCACGCCGCTCACGCTGGAGCTGGGCGGCAAGAGCCCGGCCATCATCCATGAAAGTGCAAATCTCAAAACAGCCGCCCGACGGATCAGCTGGGGCAAATTTCTCAACGCCGGGCAAACCTGCATCGCGCCCGATTACGTTCTGGTTCATGAATCGATCAAAGACGCTTTTATTGATGAACTCATTAAAGTGATTTCTAAATTTTACGGTGAAGATGCTTCAACGCATCCCCGCTATTGCCGGATCATCAATGACCGGCATTTTCAGCGCCTGACCGCGTTAATCGACAATACGAAGATTATTTACGGCGGAAGAACCAACGCCGCCGACCGTTATATCGAGCCCACCCTGCTCTACCCCGCGGACTGGAATGACCCGGTCATGCTGGATGAAATTTTCGGCCCGGTTCTGCCGGTCATCCCTTATACCGATCTTGATGAAACGATCCGCCGGATCAATGCGCGGCCCGCGCCACTGGCATTGTACATGTTTGTCAATGACAAGGTCATCCGCAGAAAAATCATTGGGGAAACGCATTTCGGCGGCGGCGCGGTCAACAACACCATTATGCACATTGTATCGCATTTCCTCCCCTTTGGCGGCGTCGGACAAAGCGGGATGGGACAATACCACGGCAAATACAGTTTCGATACTTTTTCCCATACCAAAAGTATTCTGCGCAGCTATGATCATACCGATATCGTAGATATTGCCGCACCCCATAAAGGGAAGCTTATGAAATTCATTCTGAAACTGATAAAGTATTGA